In a single window of the Allobranchiibius huperziae genome:
- a CDS encoding NAD(P)-dependent oxidoreductase yields MRVVCVGDRFISAASFAHAAKEAFGPDTETVEYSTRWPDEAYGAVEGVKESSGSVDEIAELIPGADVLLTHLGPVTATVLARADRLKVVGITRGGPVNVDLAAATAHHVPVVYLPGRNLGAVAEFVIGVMITMPRGVVRGSAELVHGRWSPRAFRYETAGPELRACTVGLVGIGAVGRRVAQLLDAFGARVVAYDPHVDRADGIELLDSLEAVLSVSDIVSVHSRLTDETRKSFDSKAFGAMKHGAYFVNTARGEIVDEAALLEALDSGQLSGAALDVFDPEPPGPDNPLVHRPDVIGTPHLAGASRQVSSESVQRVVRDVASYLHSGRMDHCANPDALKEGS; encoded by the coding sequence ATGCGGGTCGTCTGCGTCGGCGACCGGTTCATCTCGGCCGCCTCCTTCGCCCACGCGGCGAAGGAGGCGTTCGGGCCGGACACCGAGACCGTCGAATACTCCACGCGCTGGCCGGACGAGGCGTACGGAGCGGTCGAAGGGGTCAAGGAGTCGTCCGGATCGGTCGACGAGATCGCCGAGCTGATACCCGGCGCAGACGTCCTGCTCACCCATCTCGGCCCGGTCACCGCCACCGTCCTGGCGCGCGCCGACCGGCTCAAGGTGGTGGGGATAACTCGCGGTGGCCCGGTCAACGTCGACCTGGCCGCGGCCACCGCGCACCACGTCCCGGTGGTCTATCTGCCGGGTCGCAACCTCGGCGCGGTCGCGGAGTTCGTGATCGGGGTGATGATCACGATGCCGCGCGGCGTCGTACGCGGGTCGGCCGAGCTGGTCCACGGGCGCTGGAGCCCCAGGGCGTTCCGCTACGAGACGGCGGGTCCGGAGCTTCGTGCGTGCACGGTCGGGCTGGTCGGCATCGGCGCCGTCGGGCGGCGGGTCGCGCAGCTGCTGGACGCGTTCGGCGCGCGGGTGGTCGCCTACGACCCGCACGTCGACCGTGCCGACGGGATCGAGCTGCTGGACTCCCTGGAGGCGGTGCTGTCGGTCAGCGACATCGTGAGCGTCCACTCGCGGTTGACCGACGAGACGCGGAAGTCCTTCGACTCCAAAGCATTCGGCGCGATGAAGCACGGTGCCTACTTCGTCAACACCGCCCGTGGGGAGATCGTCGACGAGGCCGCCCTGCTGGAGGCGTTGGACTCCGGGCAGCTCAGCGGCGCAGCGCTGGACGTGTTCGATCCCGAGCCCCCTGGGCCGGACAACCCGCTCGTACACCGACCCGACGTCATCGGCACCCCGCACCTCGCGGGTGCCTCCCGACAGGTCAGT
- a CDS encoding sugar ABC transporter permease, producing the protein MAQTATPPPKALDQQDARVKVGSGSPKDMLTNFGYRVRSGDLGPLPVVIGLIVIAVVFQALNSLFLSSGNLVNLIYDSSAVGMIALGIVFVLVLGEIDLSVGSLSGLSSALLGVLYVNKGWNPILAIVVAALSGALIGFVYAQVRNRFGMPSFVITLAGLLAFLGLQLQLLGSQGSINLPYGSGLVTFGQQQFLTPILAYIVAVLAAAAVFVAGILNIRRRRAANLSASSPANVVIRAVALLVVLLLAAWYLNRDNGVPWMFAIFVLMIVAANYALTKTNWGRHMFAVGGNEEAARRAGINVNMIYTSAFVLTGLFAAVGGVLSAARLASSSQSAGTGDVNLNAIAAAVIGGTSLFGGRGSAYSALLGILVIQSISNGLTLLNLSSAYRYMITGAVLALAVLIDSLARRSRVQHGTA; encoded by the coding sequence ATGGCACAGACGGCAACCCCGCCCCCGAAAGCGCTCGACCAGCAGGACGCCAGGGTCAAGGTCGGCAGCGGCAGCCCCAAGGACATGCTGACCAACTTCGGCTACCGGGTCCGCTCCGGTGACCTCGGCCCGTTGCCGGTGGTGATCGGGCTGATCGTCATCGCCGTGGTCTTCCAGGCGTTGAACTCCCTCTTCCTGTCCTCCGGCAACCTGGTCAACCTCATCTACGACAGCTCGGCCGTGGGCATGATCGCGCTCGGCATCGTCTTCGTGCTGGTCCTGGGTGAGATCGACCTGTCGGTGGGCTCGTTGAGCGGCCTGTCCTCGGCCCTGCTCGGTGTCCTCTACGTCAACAAGGGCTGGAACCCGATCCTGGCGATCGTCGTCGCGGCGTTGTCGGGAGCGTTGATCGGCTTCGTCTACGCGCAGGTCCGCAACAGGTTCGGCATGCCGAGCTTCGTGATCACCCTGGCCGGACTGCTCGCCTTCCTCGGACTGCAGCTGCAACTGCTGGGGTCCCAGGGCTCGATCAACCTGCCGTACGGATCGGGGCTGGTCACGTTCGGACAGCAGCAGTTCCTGACGCCGATCCTCGCGTACATCGTCGCGGTGCTCGCAGCCGCCGCCGTCTTCGTCGCCGGGATCCTCAACATCCGACGCCGCAGGGCCGCCAACCTGTCCGCGAGCTCCCCGGCGAACGTCGTCATCCGGGCCGTCGCACTGCTGGTCGTCCTGCTGCTGGCCGCGTGGTACCTCAATCGGGACAACGGCGTGCCGTGGATGTTCGCGATCTTCGTGCTGATGATCGTGGCAGCGAACTACGCGTTGACCAAGACGAATTGGGGCCGGCACATGTTCGCGGTCGGCGGCAACGAGGAGGCCGCGCGTCGCGCCGGTATCAACGTGAACATGATCTACACCTCGGCCTTCGTGCTGACGGGTCTGTTCGCGGCGGTCGGCGGCGTGCTGAGTGCCGCACGGCTCGCGTCGTCCAGTCAGAGCGCGGGCACCGGTGACGTCAACCTGAACGCGATCGCCGCCGCCGTCATCGGCGGCACGAGCCTGTTCGGTGGTCGCGGCAGCGCCTACTCGGCCCTGCTCGGGATCCTTGTCATCCAGTCGATCTCCAACGGGTTGACGCTGCTCAACCTCTCGTCGGCCTACCGCTACATGATCACCGGTGCCGTCCTGGCGCTCGCGGTGCTGATCGACTCCCTGGCCCGGCGCTCCCGCGTCCAGCACGGGACGGCCTGA
- a CDS encoding sugar ABC transporter substrate-binding protein: MTARRITQISVAVAVAATLPILGACSSGKNSSTKSGAAGSSAAAGGDKGAKIAFLMPDEASTRYEQHDKPGFVAELKKVCPTCTPLYNNATGDASKQQQQFNAALTQGAKVIVLDPVDSTAASSLVSAAHSKGVKVIAYDRPIPQAKPDFYVSFNNEEIGKSIAQSLVQDLKAKGVSTGGGNGILEVNGSPTDAAAGLIKKGVHEGLAGSGYKTLSEYDTPEWDPSKAQSWVSGQVSRFGKKIVGIVAANDGTGGGAIAALKAASVNPLPPVTGNDATTAGLQLIIAGDQYNTISKPSEIVAGAAADVAVDLLNGKSVTAVGGGSLTTVFGTKTMLFVPKVITQSNLKTDIISTKIATASQLCTGSYKAGCTKLGIS, encoded by the coding sequence ATGACCGCTCGCAGGATCACGCAGATCTCCGTCGCTGTTGCCGTGGCTGCCACACTGCCCATCCTGGGTGCGTGCAGCTCCGGCAAGAACTCCTCGACCAAGTCGGGTGCAGCCGGCTCGTCCGCCGCGGCCGGCGGTGACAAGGGCGCCAAGATCGCCTTCCTGATGCCGGACGAGGCGTCCACCCGCTACGAGCAGCACGACAAGCCCGGCTTCGTGGCGGAGCTGAAGAAGGTGTGCCCCACGTGCACGCCGCTCTACAACAATGCCACCGGTGACGCCAGCAAGCAGCAGCAGCAGTTCAATGCGGCGCTCACCCAGGGCGCGAAGGTCATCGTGCTCGACCCGGTGGACTCCACCGCCGCGTCGAGCCTGGTGTCGGCCGCCCACTCCAAGGGCGTGAAGGTCATCGCCTACGACCGGCCGATCCCGCAGGCCAAGCCGGACTTCTACGTCTCCTTCAACAACGAGGAGATCGGCAAGTCGATCGCGCAGTCGCTGGTCCAGGACCTGAAGGCCAAGGGTGTCTCGACCGGTGGCGGCAACGGGATCCTCGAGGTCAACGGGTCCCCGACCGACGCCGCGGCCGGTCTGATCAAGAAGGGCGTCCACGAGGGTCTCGCGGGCAGCGGCTACAAGACGCTGTCGGAGTACGACACCCCGGAATGGGACCCGAGCAAGGCGCAGTCCTGGGTCAGCGGCCAGGTCTCACGTTTCGGTAAGAAGATCGTCGGCATCGTCGCCGCGAACGACGGCACCGGCGGCGGCGCGATCGCCGCCCTCAAGGCTGCCAGCGTCAACCCGTTGCCCCCGGTGACCGGCAACGACGCCACGACCGCCGGACTGCAGCTGATCATCGCCGGCGACCAGTACAACACCATCTCCAAGCCGAGCGAGATCGTCGCGGGCGCGGCGGCCGACGTCGCCGTCGACCTGCTCAACGGCAAGTCGGTCACGGCGGTCGGCGGCGGCAGCCTGACGACCGTGTTCGGCACCAAGACGATGCTCTTCGTCCCGAAGGTGATCACGCAGAGCAACCTCAAGACCGACATCATCTCCACCAAGATCGCCACCGCCTCCCAGCTGTGCACCGGTAGCTACAAGGCCGGCTGCACCAAGCTCGGCATCTCCTGA
- a CDS encoding ATP-binding cassette domain-containing protein codes for MTATATETTQAPSGTPVLRLRGVGKTFGAVSALTDIDLEVHAGQVVALVGDNGAGKSTLVKVLSGVHAPTSGEVFFDGKQVTIDSPSKAMELGIATVFQDLALCENLDVVANLFLGRELKGGHLDEVTMETRSWELLGELSARIPSVRVPIASLSGGQRQTVAIARSLLVNPRLIMLDEPTAALGVAQTAEVLNLIERVKARGLAVVMISHNMEDVRAVADNVVVLRLGRNNGEFGPDASNHDLVAAITGATDNVVTRRSARRSGGADTTDATADDAAAPTAGAHAAPTLSEEDS; via the coding sequence ATGACTGCCACAGCCACGGAGACCACGCAGGCACCGTCGGGGACACCCGTCCTGCGCCTGCGCGGGGTCGGTAAGACCTTCGGGGCGGTGTCGGCCCTCACCGACATCGATCTCGAGGTGCACGCAGGTCAGGTCGTCGCCCTCGTAGGGGACAACGGAGCCGGCAAGTCCACCTTGGTGAAGGTCTTGTCCGGGGTGCACGCACCGACGTCGGGCGAGGTCTTCTTCGACGGGAAGCAGGTGACGATCGACAGCCCGTCCAAGGCGATGGAGCTCGGGATCGCGACCGTCTTCCAGGACCTGGCGCTCTGCGAGAACCTCGACGTGGTCGCCAACCTCTTCCTCGGGCGCGAGCTCAAGGGCGGCCACCTGGACGAGGTCACGATGGAGACCAGGTCGTGGGAACTCCTCGGGGAGTTGTCCGCCCGGATCCCGAGTGTGCGGGTGCCCATCGCCTCGCTGTCCGGCGGCCAGCGGCAGACCGTCGCGATCGCGCGGTCTCTTCTGGTCAATCCGCGACTGATCATGCTCGATGAGCCCACCGCGGCCCTGGGCGTGGCCCAGACCGCCGAGGTGCTGAACCTGATCGAGCGGGTCAAGGCACGAGGACTGGCAGTCGTGATGATCAGCCACAACATGGAGGACGTGCGCGCTGTCGCCGACAACGTCGTCGTCCTCCGTCTCGGCCGCAACAACGGCGAGTTCGGACCCGACGCGAGCAACCACGACCTGGTGGCCGCGATCACCGGGGCCACGGACAACGTCGTGACGCGCCGGTCGGCACGCCGGTCCGGCGGCGCCGACACCACCGACGCCACGGCGGACGACGCCGCGGCGCCCACCGCGGGGGCGCACGCCGCTCCCACTCTGTCGGAGGAGGACTCCTGA
- a CDS encoding FGGY family carbohydrate kinase, translating into MSAIDATCGIDVGTQGVRASLVDAEGRTLGSGAAPITSDHRDGRRHEQDPEQWWTALCDAVRQALDVAGEVHVTAIAIDATSGTVLVEHADGSPAGPALMYDDTRAQGFADRAQRAGESLWSSLGYRIQPAWALAKVLWLRGEDVLGAGDRVVHQSDHLVRRLVGSVVPTDTSHALKTGVDLRTAAWPADVFAELGIPLELLPGVALPTTVAGVVSRSAASEAGLTTGAVVRLGMTDGCAAQIAAGALEIGHWSSALGTTLVVKGSTDELVLDPSGAVYCHRHPDGGWLPGGASSTGAGALRDAFTHGEDLGQLTEQAAGLGVIPGATYPLIGRGERFPFVAADAVGFVGGHADSDAARFAALCQGIAYVERLSYDVLASLGADTTGPVSFTGGPTANEWWNQLRCDLLGRPVRVPREPHPSTGMAMLAAAEPGRLTETVASMVGIGRSYSPDADRGGQLRQGYAELVTALVERGWLGSQAASYALAEAGGVPR; encoded by the coding sequence GTGAGCGCGATCGACGCCACCTGCGGCATCGACGTCGGCACTCAAGGAGTGCGCGCCTCCCTGGTCGACGCCGAGGGCCGCACGCTCGGTTCCGGGGCGGCGCCCATCACCAGCGACCACCGTGACGGTCGTCGCCACGAGCAGGACCCCGAGCAGTGGTGGACGGCGCTGTGCGACGCGGTCCGGCAGGCGCTGGACGTTGCGGGTGAGGTGCACGTGACCGCGATCGCGATCGACGCGACGTCCGGCACGGTCCTGGTCGAGCACGCCGACGGCAGCCCGGCAGGACCGGCCCTGATGTACGACGACACCCGAGCCCAGGGGTTCGCCGACCGTGCGCAGCGCGCCGGAGAGTCGCTCTGGTCCTCTCTCGGCTATCGCATCCAGCCCGCCTGGGCGCTGGCCAAGGTGTTGTGGCTGCGCGGCGAGGACGTCCTCGGTGCCGGCGACCGGGTCGTGCATCAGTCCGATCACCTGGTGCGTCGACTGGTGGGCTCCGTCGTGCCGACCGACACCTCGCACGCTCTGAAGACCGGTGTCGACCTGCGGACTGCCGCCTGGCCGGCCGATGTCTTCGCCGAGCTCGGGATCCCGCTCGAACTGCTCCCGGGGGTGGCCCTGCCGACCACCGTGGCAGGCGTGGTCAGCAGGTCGGCCGCGTCCGAGGCCGGGCTGACGACGGGCGCCGTCGTCCGCCTCGGCATGACCGACGGATGTGCGGCGCAGATCGCGGCGGGCGCGCTCGAGATCGGCCACTGGAGCAGCGCCCTCGGCACCACCCTGGTGGTGAAGGGCTCCACCGACGAGCTGGTGCTGGACCCCTCCGGCGCCGTCTACTGCCACCGCCACCCGGACGGCGGCTGGTTGCCGGGGGGCGCTTCCAGCACCGGTGCCGGTGCGCTGCGCGATGCGTTCACGCACGGCGAGGACCTGGGCCAGCTGACCGAACAGGCCGCCGGTCTGGGGGTGATCCCCGGTGCGACGTATCCGCTGATCGGTCGTGGGGAGCGCTTCCCGTTCGTGGCGGCGGATGCGGTGGGTTTCGTCGGCGGCCACGCGGACTCCGACGCCGCCCGCTTCGCCGCGCTCTGCCAGGGCATCGCGTACGTCGAGCGGCTCAGCTACGACGTGTTGGCCTCCCTGGGCGCCGACACCACGGGCCCGGTCTCGTTCACCGGCGGCCCCACCGCCAACGAGTGGTGGAACCAGCTGAGGTGCGATCTGCTGGGCCGCCCGGTGCGGGTGCCGCGCGAACCGCACCCGTCGACCGGGATGGCCATGCTTGCGGCGGCCGAGCCCGGCCGGCTGACCGAGACCGTCGCGTCGATGGTCGGGATCGGCCGGTCCTACAGTCCCGATGCCGACCGGGGTGGACAGCTGCGGCAGGGGTACGCCGAGCTGGTCACCGCCCTCGTCGAACGCGGGTGGCTCGGGTCGCAGGCCGCGTCGTACGCGCTGGCCGAGGCCGGGGGAGTGCCTCGATGA
- a CDS encoding histidine phosphatase family protein has product MSDRVSLWLARHGETVWHAENRYAGGDSDIDLTPEGHEQASDLGRWSLRHGIEVVVSSPVRRAQETAQPSASAIGVDLVVCPGLKEVAFGVAEGRTAAEIESSDAAVMAAFRDDPVANPFPGAESAADAAARGAGTLREIAAEHAGRKVLVVAHNTLLRLALCELLGIPPAQYRRVFPRLDNTAVAEVVVPLDGHGLAALRSLNVPTRAAPT; this is encoded by the coding sequence ATGAGCGATCGCGTGAGTCTGTGGCTGGCCCGGCACGGCGAGACGGTCTGGCACGCCGAGAACAGGTACGCCGGCGGCGACAGCGACATCGACCTGACTCCAGAGGGGCATGAGCAGGCATCCGACCTGGGCCGCTGGTCGCTGCGCCACGGGATCGAGGTGGTCGTCAGCTCACCGGTGCGGCGCGCGCAGGAGACCGCGCAGCCCTCCGCGTCGGCGATCGGGGTGGACCTGGTGGTGTGCCCGGGGCTGAAGGAGGTCGCCTTCGGGGTGGCCGAGGGTCGCACGGCCGCCGAGATCGAGTCCTCCGATGCGGCGGTGATGGCGGCCTTCCGCGACGACCCGGTGGCCAATCCCTTCCCGGGCGCGGAGTCGGCGGCCGACGCCGCGGCGCGCGGTGCCGGCACGCTGCGGGAGATCGCCGCGGAGCATGCGGGTCGCAAGGTGCTGGTCGTCGCCCACAACACCCTGCTGCGGCTCGCGCTGTGCGAGCTGCTCGGCATACCCCCGGCGCAGTACCGGCGCGTCTTTCCCCGGCTGGACAACACCGCGGTCGCCGAGGTCGTCGTCCCCCTGGACGGCCACGGGCTGGCCGCACTGCGTTCTCTCAACGTCCCGACGAGGGCGGCGCCGACGTGA